In Archangium violaceum, the following are encoded in one genomic region:
- a CDS encoding ergot alkaloid biosynthesis protein — translation MSKPGILVTGGTGKTGGRVVRRLKELGWPVRLASRSGSAPEGVEAVRFDWNQPEGHARALEGVERVYLVAPVGESDPLPVMSAFIERARAAGVRRFVLLSASSLPEGGPAMGGVHRLLRETAPEWTVLRPSWFMQNFSEGQHQATVRDEGALYSATGEGRVPFIDADDIAEVGVRALIDEKAHDTAHLLTGPRALSYGEAAAIIGAALGRPVRHVNLSEEALAERWSRLGLSRDYAALLASMDGAIARGSEDRTTTTVEQVTGRPPRELADFARASVSAWRKQG, via the coding sequence ATGAGCAAGCCTGGGATTCTGGTGACGGGTGGTACGGGCAAGACGGGTGGCCGCGTGGTGCGGAGGCTGAAGGAGCTGGGCTGGCCGGTGCGCCTGGCCAGCCGCTCGGGGAGCGCGCCCGAGGGGGTCGAGGCCGTGCGCTTCGACTGGAACCAACCCGAGGGCCACGCTCGCGCGCTGGAGGGCGTGGAGCGCGTCTACCTGGTCGCGCCGGTGGGGGAGTCGGATCCGCTGCCGGTCATGTCGGCGTTCATCGAGCGGGCGCGAGCGGCGGGGGTGCGTCGCTTCGTGCTGCTCAGTGCCTCGTCGCTGCCGGAGGGTGGACCGGCCATGGGAGGCGTGCACCGGTTGTTGCGCGAGACGGCGCCGGAGTGGACCGTGCTGCGCCCCTCGTGGTTCATGCAGAACTTCTCCGAGGGGCAGCACCAGGCCACCGTGCGCGACGAAGGGGCGCTGTACTCGGCGACGGGCGAGGGGCGCGTGCCCTTCATCGACGCGGACGACATCGCGGAGGTGGGGGTCCGGGCGCTCATCGACGAGAAGGCGCACGACACGGCGCACCTGCTGACGGGGCCGCGCGCGCTGAGCTACGGGGAAGCGGCGGCCATCATCGGTGCGGCGCTGGGCCGGCCCGTGCGCCACGTCAACCTGTCGGAAGAGGCGCTCGCCGAGCGCTGGAGCCGCCTGGGACTGTCGCGGGACTACGCCGCGCTGCTGGCGTCCATGGATGGAGCCATTGCCCGCGGGTCGGAAGATCGGACGACCACCACCGTCGAGCAGGTGACGGGGCGGCCTCCGAGGGAGCTCGCGGACTTCGCGCGGGCCTCGGTGTCGGCCTGGCGCAAGCAGGGATGA
- a CDS encoding nuclear transport factor 2 family protein: MRMSHQEDALQNPHIRLFVSGYQALLKGDFEGFADMWAEDGSMEFPYSPEGLPQRLDGKAAIREHLRRFPEMLHIDRFSEPVFHPSQDGRVLIAEFSCEGRAVATGKPYNQKYISVVEFRDGRIVKYRDYWNPLIALRALDPKEG, from the coding sequence ATGCGAATGAGTCACCAGGAAGACGCGCTCCAGAACCCCCACATCCGGTTGTTCGTGTCGGGCTACCAGGCCCTGCTGAAGGGGGACTTCGAGGGCTTCGCGGACATGTGGGCCGAGGACGGCTCGATGGAGTTCCCCTATTCCCCCGAGGGCTTGCCCCAGCGGCTCGACGGCAAGGCGGCCATCCGTGAGCACCTGCGGAGGTTCCCCGAGATGCTGCACATCGACCGCTTCAGCGAGCCGGTCTTCCATCCGTCGCAGGACGGGCGGGTGCTGATCGCGGAGTTCTCCTGCGAGGGGCGCGCCGTGGCCACGGGCAAGCCGTACAACCAGAAGTACATCTCGGTGGTCGAGTTCCGGGATGGGCGGATCGTGAAGTACCGGGACTACTGGAACCCGCTGATCGCGCTGCGGGCCCTGGACCCCAAGGAGGGCTGA
- the ligD gene encoding non-homologous end-joining DNA ligase, translating into MSDAFTHLEVAGRHVRISRPEKVFFSARGETKLDLIEYYLAVGEGVLRGIRERPCALKRYPDGAEGAFFFQKRVPAGAPEWLQTAEVTFPSGRRADELCPVDLAHVVWAVNLGCLDFNPHPVRRSDLSHPDELRIDLDPQPGVRFSTVREVALCVREVLEEHGLVGYPKTSGSRGIHVYVRLAPRWDFTQVRHAALALAREVERRMPRQATSAWWKKERGRRVFVDFNQNARDRTIASVYSVRANPEARVSCPLRWDEVADVEPEELTLATVPRRYKKLGDVWEEMDARAFTLDGLLELFERQKAAGLGEAPFPPHFEKQKDEPLRAPPREGALRAKPALAARARRQPRRGGSR; encoded by the coding sequence ATGTCCGACGCGTTCACCCACCTGGAGGTCGCGGGTCGTCACGTGCGCATCAGCCGGCCGGAGAAGGTCTTCTTCTCCGCGCGCGGCGAGACGAAGCTCGACCTCATCGAGTACTACCTGGCCGTCGGTGAAGGCGTGCTTCGCGGCATCCGCGAGCGCCCATGCGCCCTCAAGCGCTACCCGGACGGGGCCGAAGGCGCGTTCTTCTTCCAGAAGCGGGTTCCGGCCGGCGCGCCCGAGTGGCTCCAAACCGCCGAGGTGACTTTTCCCAGCGGCCGGCGCGCGGACGAGCTCTGCCCGGTGGACCTGGCGCACGTCGTCTGGGCGGTGAACCTCGGCTGTCTGGACTTCAACCCGCATCCGGTACGCCGGAGCGACCTCTCGCACCCGGACGAGCTCCGCATCGACCTCGACCCGCAGCCGGGCGTGCGCTTTTCCACCGTGCGCGAGGTAGCCCTGTGCGTGCGCGAGGTGCTCGAGGAGCACGGGCTCGTTGGATACCCGAAGACGTCCGGCTCGCGCGGCATTCACGTCTATGTCCGGCTCGCACCGCGCTGGGACTTCACCCAGGTCCGTCACGCCGCGCTCGCGCTCGCGCGGGAGGTGGAGCGGCGCATGCCGCGTCAGGCGACGAGCGCCTGGTGGAAGAAGGAGCGCGGCCGGCGGGTGTTCGTGGACTTCAACCAGAACGCGCGGGACAGGACCATCGCGTCTGTCTATTCCGTGCGTGCCAACCCCGAAGCGCGCGTGTCCTGCCCGCTGCGCTGGGACGAGGTCGCGGACGTGGAGCCCGAGGAGCTCACGCTCGCCACGGTGCCCCGGCGCTACAAGAAGCTCGGCGACGTCTGGGAAGAGATGGATGCGCGTGCCTTCACGCTCGACGGCCTCCTCGAGCTCTTCGAGCGACAGAAGGCCGCGGGGCTCGGTGAAGCCCCCTTCCCGCCGCACTTCGAGAAGCAGAAGGACGAACCGCTCCGTGCGCCGCCCCGCGAGGGCGCTCTCCGCGCCAAACCGGCGCTCGCGGCACGTGCGCGGCGACAGCCGCGTCGCGGCGGAAGCCGTTGA
- a CDS encoding tandem-95 repeat protein, with product MPLAPTATSYADTSVVTGVVYEYQVRRVRSDNVVSSGFVAAGIDIPAVHARGSVIVLVDATLVPLASAELDQFIWDLRGDGWRVIRHDVARTELPPAIRARIQADRAADPSVQAVVILGSVAQPYSGLIVPDGHIPDHHGAWPTDAYYADLDGTWTDTTANVTTANDARNRNTPGDGKFDQSTPPSPLELQVGRVDFQNMPVFGAGGESATDIEARLLRRYLAKDHAWRQGQLSVPARGLIDDNFGYFSGEAFAASGWRNFSALVGRAAVSSADWMGTLRTNAYLLAYGCGGGSSQSAGGIGTTTDFRNGESRAVFTFLFGSYFGDWGYTNNFLRAPLAATGHGLTSAWAGRPHWFVHPMGMGETIGYGARLTANNSSDYPVWRNSSSKLVHIGLMGDPTLRLHVVAPPQKLVVASGLTSANLSWAPSADAAASGFLGYHVYRATNPDGPWTRLTGAPLTATSYSDGFAPASAYYAVRALRKITSNSGTYENLSQSAFGVWPRPSGEKSPTLSNIPDQSTNEDVATGLVSFTIGDVDTAVDALRVTATSSDAALVPPGNITLAGSGTSRTLRVVPGVNLSGTATLTVTVSDGVTTATDTFLLTVAPVNDTPVANGQSVSTNEDTSKAITLTGWDAEGAALSYSISTPPTKGTLTGTLPNLTYVPTANETGTDSFKFRVSDGALSSSNATVTITLNPVNDAPIAIPQQVVTPANTPRAITLLGVDADSSSLRYTVVTQPTQGVLSGTPPFLTYVPNLNASGADSFTFKVNDGSLDSLSTRVSITIMSSASIAAAQTAEPDEAQVSPAVTAVAGATEEDRNGWGCSSVGGADALMLLLVVGAFRRQRR from the coding sequence GTGCCGCTGGCCCCCACCGCGACGTCGTATGCCGACACCTCGGTGGTGACCGGTGTCGTCTACGAGTACCAGGTGCGGCGGGTGCGGAGCGACAACGTGGTGTCCAGCGGGTTCGTGGCCGCGGGAATCGATATTCCCGCCGTCCATGCTCGTGGCTCGGTCATCGTGCTGGTGGATGCGACCCTCGTCCCGCTGGCCTCGGCCGAGCTCGACCAGTTCATCTGGGACCTCCGGGGTGATGGCTGGCGCGTCATCCGGCACGACGTGGCCCGGACCGAGCTTCCCCCCGCCATCCGCGCGCGCATCCAGGCGGACCGCGCCGCGGACCCCTCGGTCCAGGCCGTCGTCATCCTGGGCAGCGTGGCCCAGCCCTACTCTGGCCTGATCGTCCCTGACGGACACATCCCGGACCACCATGGTGCGTGGCCCACGGACGCGTACTACGCCGACCTCGACGGAACCTGGACGGACACCACCGCCAACGTCACGACCGCCAATGATGCGCGCAACCGGAACACGCCCGGAGACGGGAAGTTCGACCAGAGCACGCCTCCGTCCCCGCTCGAGCTCCAGGTGGGCCGGGTGGACTTCCAGAACATGCCCGTGTTCGGTGCGGGCGGCGAGAGCGCGACCGACATCGAAGCGAGGCTCTTGCGGCGCTACCTGGCCAAGGACCACGCCTGGCGTCAGGGACAGCTGAGTGTCCCGGCCCGCGGGCTCATCGATGACAACTTCGGCTACTTCTCCGGCGAGGCCTTCGCGGCGAGCGGCTGGAGGAACTTCTCCGCGCTGGTGGGCCGTGCCGCGGTGTCCAGCGCGGACTGGATGGGCACACTCCGCACGAACGCCTACCTGCTCGCCTATGGTTGTGGCGGAGGAAGCTCGCAGAGCGCGGGCGGCATCGGGACGACGACCGACTTCCGCAACGGCGAGTCGCGCGCGGTGTTCACGTTCCTGTTCGGGAGTTACTTCGGAGACTGGGGATATACGAACAACTTCCTGCGCGCTCCGCTCGCGGCGACGGGCCATGGGCTCACCTCGGCCTGGGCAGGCCGGCCCCATTGGTTCGTCCACCCGATGGGCATGGGCGAGACCATCGGCTATGGCGCGCGGCTGACGGCCAACAACTCCAGCGACTATCCGGTCTGGAGGAACAGCTCCTCCAAGCTCGTCCACATCGGACTGATGGGAGACCCCACGCTCCGCCTCCATGTCGTGGCCCCGCCCCAGAAGCTGGTCGTGGCCTCCGGGTTGACGAGCGCGAACCTGAGCTGGGCCCCCTCGGCGGATGCCGCCGCGTCTGGCTTTCTCGGCTACCACGTGTACCGGGCGACGAACCCGGACGGGCCCTGGACCCGGCTCACCGGCGCCCCGCTGACCGCCACCTCGTACAGCGATGGCTTCGCCCCGGCTTCGGCGTACTACGCGGTCCGGGCCCTGCGGAAGATCACCTCGAACAGCGGGACCTACGAGAACCTCAGCCAGTCCGCGTTCGGGGTGTGGCCGCGTCCCTCCGGTGAGAAGAGTCCCACCCTCAGCAACATCCCGGACCAGTCCACGAACGAGGATGTGGCCACCGGGCTGGTGAGCTTCACCATCGGGGATGTGGACACCGCCGTCGACGCGCTTCGGGTGACGGCGACGTCGTCCGACGCCGCGCTCGTTCCTCCTGGAAACATCACGCTCGCCGGCAGCGGTACGAGCCGCACCCTCCGGGTCGTCCCCGGTGTGAACCTGTCTGGCACGGCCACCCTCACGGTGACGGTCTCGGACGGAGTGACGACCGCGACGGACACGTTCCTCCTCACGGTCGCCCCCGTGAATGACACGCCCGTGGCGAACGGCCAGTCCGTCTCCACGAACGAGGACACCTCGAAGGCCATCACCTTGACGGGCTGGGATGCGGAGGGGGCTGCTCTCAGCTACAGCATCTCGACCCCGCCCACGAAGGGCACCCTCACCGGCACACTCCCGAATCTCACCTACGTGCCCACCGCCAACGAGACGGGCACGGACAGCTTCAAGTTCCGGGTGAGTGATGGAGCGCTGAGCTCCAGTAACGCCACGGTCACCATCACCCTCAATCCAGTGAATGATGCGCCCATTGCCATTCCCCAGCAGGTGGTCACCCCCGCGAACACGCCGCGGGCCATCACGCTCCTGGGGGTTGACGCGGACAGCTCGAGCCTCCGCTACACCGTGGTGACCCAGCCCACCCAGGGCGTTCTCAGCGGCACCCCGCCGTTCCTCACGTACGTGCCCAACCTCAATGCCTCTGGAGCGGACAGCTTCACCTTCAAGGTGAACGACGGGTCCCTGGACTCCCTCTCGACCAGGGTGAGCATCACCATCATGTCGAGCGCGTCCATCGCGGCCGCCCAGACAGCGGAGCCCGACGAGGCACAGGTCAGCCCCGCCGTGACCGCCGTGGCTGGGGCCACGGAGGAGGACCGGAATGGCTGGGGATGTTCCAGCGTGGGAGGGGCGGACGCGCTGATGCTGCTCCTCGTGGTGGGCGCCTTCCGGCGCCAGAGACGGTGA
- a CDS encoding molybdopterin-dependent oxidoreductase, whose translation MTTEQTACILCSRNCGLRVEVEGSRITSIRGDDAHPVSKGYLCQKAARLQHYQQNADLLEHPLRREPDGSFVRVGWDEALADIARRLIAIRDRHGGRSFAFYGGGGQGNHLGGAYGRQLTKAMGSRFTYSALAQEKTGDFWVNGRLFGDQRCHLTEDVEHADFVLFIGTNPFQAHGIPNARDTLRELKKDPARQMVVVDPRKTETARLADVHLQLRPGTDAFLMAAILAIIVREGLHDRAFLSRRCSGFAALEAELRAIPVEDFVRRADVPLADVERVARGFAQAHTACVRVDLGLQQSLHSTLNSYLEKLLFLVTGNFGKRGGNNFHSFFLPLLGHTDEREGRHLRTSHHKMYPISGLYPPNILPSEIEHEGEDRIRAMFVDSANPALTGANTAAYERALSKLELLVVVDVAMTETARLAHYVLPAATQFEKWECTGFNLEFPDNAFHLRHPVLPPRAETLPEPEIYTRLLEAMGELPTSFPLLERIATREPAATKHLVFLAAMGAMLARKPRLRPFAASIIYRTLGRALRTPRASASRVPPAAAAPLLALALQMANQEPAAVRRAGHRGNRLTLGVSLFHAILERPEGTLVTRHEFEDTWSFIRHRDGRIHLDIPEMLDALRALRDEPSSNHPLVLLAGERRGYNANQIYRDPAWRKTDPDGAMQMHPDDARALGLRQGARALCTSATGEIPVTIELDEMLRPGMVTLPHGYGMRYRGGEPNGPQLNRLTASEHCDPLARTPYHKHVPVSVRAIQDA comes from the coding sequence ATGACCACCGAGCAGACCGCCTGCATCCTGTGCTCCCGCAACTGCGGGCTCCGCGTCGAAGTCGAGGGCTCCCGCATCACGAGCATTCGCGGCGACGATGCGCACCCGGTCTCCAAGGGCTACCTCTGCCAGAAGGCCGCACGGCTGCAGCACTATCAGCAGAACGCGGATCTCCTCGAGCATCCGCTGCGGCGCGAGCCCGACGGCTCCTTCGTCCGCGTGGGCTGGGACGAGGCGCTGGCGGACATCGCCAGGCGCCTCATCGCCATCCGAGACCGGCACGGTGGGCGCTCATTCGCGTTCTACGGCGGCGGCGGTCAGGGCAACCACCTGGGAGGCGCCTACGGCCGGCAGCTCACGAAGGCGATGGGAAGCCGCTTCACCTACAGCGCCCTCGCGCAAGAGAAGACCGGCGACTTCTGGGTCAATGGACGGCTCTTCGGGGATCAGCGCTGCCACCTCACCGAGGACGTGGAGCACGCGGACTTCGTGCTGTTCATTGGCACCAACCCGTTCCAGGCGCACGGCATCCCCAACGCACGCGATACCCTGCGCGAGCTGAAGAAGGACCCCGCGCGCCAGATGGTCGTGGTCGACCCGCGCAAGACGGAGACCGCTCGCCTGGCCGACGTCCACCTGCAGCTTCGTCCCGGCACCGACGCGTTCCTGATGGCGGCCATTCTCGCCATCATCGTGCGCGAGGGCCTGCATGACCGCGCGTTTCTCTCGCGGCGCTGCTCCGGCTTCGCCGCGCTGGAGGCGGAGCTGCGCGCGATTCCGGTCGAGGACTTCGTCCGCCGAGCCGACGTGCCTCTCGCCGACGTCGAGCGCGTGGCTCGGGGTTTCGCCCAGGCCCACACGGCGTGCGTGCGCGTCGACCTCGGCCTGCAACAGAGCCTCCACAGCACGCTCAATTCCTATCTCGAGAAGCTGCTGTTCCTCGTCACCGGCAACTTCGGCAAACGGGGCGGGAACAACTTCCACTCGTTCTTCCTGCCGCTGCTCGGCCACACCGACGAGCGAGAGGGCCGACACCTCCGCACGTCCCATCACAAGATGTACCCCATCTCCGGCCTCTACCCGCCGAACATCCTGCCGAGTGAGATAGAGCACGAGGGAGAGGACCGCATCCGCGCGATGTTCGTCGACAGCGCCAACCCGGCCCTCACGGGCGCGAACACCGCCGCCTATGAGCGAGCACTCTCCAAGCTCGAGCTGCTGGTCGTCGTGGACGTGGCCATGACGGAAACCGCCCGGCTCGCCCACTATGTCCTGCCCGCGGCGACACAGTTCGAGAAGTGGGAGTGCACCGGCTTCAACCTCGAGTTCCCGGACAACGCCTTCCACCTGCGCCACCCCGTGTTGCCGCCGCGGGCGGAGACCCTGCCGGAGCCAGAAATCTATACGCGCCTGCTCGAGGCGATGGGCGAGCTCCCGACGTCATTCCCGCTGCTGGAGCGCATCGCCACTCGCGAGCCCGCGGCCACGAAGCATCTCGTCTTCCTCGCGGCGATGGGCGCCATGCTGGCGAGGAAGCCCAGGCTTCGGCCCTTCGCCGCATCCATCATCTACCGCACCCTGGGACGGGCGCTCCGGACTCCGCGCGCGAGCGCCTCTCGCGTTCCGCCCGCCGCGGCGGCGCCCCTCCTGGCCCTGGCCCTCCAGATGGCGAACCAGGAGCCCGCCGCCGTGCGTCGCGCCGGGCACCGGGGCAATCGGCTCACGTTGGGCGTGTCGTTGTTCCACGCCATCCTGGAGCGCCCCGAGGGGACCCTCGTCACCCGGCATGAGTTCGAGGACACGTGGTCGTTCATCCGGCACCGCGATGGGCGCATCCATCTCGACATCCCCGAGATGCTCGATGCGCTTCGCGCGCTTCGCGATGAACCCTCGTCGAACCACCCCCTGGTGCTGCTCGCCGGTGAGCGCCGAGGATACAACGCGAACCAGATCTACCGTGACCCGGCGTGGCGAAAGACCGACCCCGACGGTGCCATGCAGATGCACCCCGACGACGCTCGCGCACTCGGGTTGCGGCAAGGTGCGCGCGCCCTCTGCACCTCGGCGACGGGTGAGATTCCCGTCACCATCGAGCTCGACGAGATGCTCCGCCCGGGCATGGTCACGCTTCCTCACGGATACGGCATGCGCTATCGCGGGGGCGAGCCGAACGGCCCGCAGCTCAATCGCCTCACGGCGAGCGAGCATTGCGATCCGCTCGCGCGCACGCCGTACCACAAGCACGTCCCCGTGAGCGTGCGCGCCATCCAGGATGCGTAG
- a CDS encoding RNA polymerase sigma factor — MLLLGNRADAEDAVQDVFVRVRSYHGSLKAPVTLAWLYAIANHVCFDKAKRRAREEPWEPPELAELDPRRQGTPEDADRRALVSSVMDQLDRRMRDIVILHHIEGWTQEEIAAQTGYSRRTVGKKLAGFAELLRARWRKFRNLSSPEVTP; from the coding sequence TTGCTCCTCCTGGGCAACCGAGCGGATGCGGAGGATGCCGTACAGGATGTCTTCGTGCGCGTGCGCAGCTACCACGGCTCGCTCAAGGCGCCCGTCACCCTGGCCTGGCTCTATGCCATCGCCAACCACGTCTGTTTCGACAAGGCGAAGCGCCGAGCCCGCGAAGAGCCCTGGGAGCCCCCCGAGCTGGCCGAGCTGGATCCCCGACGCCAGGGCACTCCGGAGGACGCGGATCGCCGTGCCCTCGTCTCCTCGGTGATGGACCAGCTCGACCGCCGCATGCGGGACATCGTCATCCTCCACCACATCGAGGGGTGGACCCAGGAGGAGATCGCCGCCCAGACGGGCTACTCTCGCCGCACCGTGGGCAAGAAGCTCGCTGGCTTCGCGGAGTTGCTGCGCGCCCGGTGGCGGAAGTTTCGCAACCTGTCATCCCCGGAGGTGACCCCATGA
- a CDS encoding caspase family protein: protein MRTPCLGVLLAVLTLAGQAHAAPVRLMVSIGNNTGDPTDVPLRYADTDARRFHELMLELGQVQSTRAYLLSGATVEQVRAAFTEVRGRAAELAAAGADVTLFIYVSAHARAGQLHLGGGHLPLAELRELARRVAAPLRVLLLDTCESGIVARRKGGRLVSGYELNLERLPLRGEVLISSSGPAESSEEWESLAGSLFTHHLLTGLRGDADVNGDGQVTVAEAYSYSYRRTVSAAARGSQHPVADIDLSGAGEVVLTEPLRHRSAVLFPPASEGTFTVASQPEPDVLLEVDKRAGRALRLAVPPGRYVVRKRLGTRVALATLELPYGGELTVDERAMVERSWSEVALKGGYVDLRTSTLLLVAGFQSGPIPQTGARWRAGVGYRHTFGAWWWKAGLSAQRATYPGVGLDISEQGLLAQVSLGWRYLGWPLAPYAGLGLRSLTLRQGFTRNQEERIQRAFGVKALPDRWGQGLGPVGVAGVEIPLVGNALALLEASAELRYLPLEGDTSPWRTGAGVEAAVGWRF from the coding sequence ATGAGAACGCCATGCCTGGGAGTGCTCCTCGCGGTGCTGACGCTCGCGGGCCAGGCGCATGCGGCGCCCGTGCGCTTGATGGTGTCCATCGGCAACAACACGGGAGACCCCACCGATGTGCCGTTGCGCTACGCCGACACGGATGCCCGCCGCTTCCACGAGCTGATGCTGGAGCTGGGCCAGGTGCAGTCGACGCGGGCCTACCTGCTCAGCGGCGCCACGGTGGAGCAGGTGCGCGCCGCCTTCACGGAGGTGCGCGGACGGGCGGCCGAGCTCGCGGCCGCGGGCGCGGACGTCACGCTCTTCATCTATGTGTCGGCTCACGCCCGGGCGGGCCAGTTGCACCTGGGCGGGGGCCATCTGCCACTGGCGGAGCTGCGGGAGCTGGCCAGGCGGGTGGCCGCGCCGCTGCGAGTCCTCCTCCTCGACACGTGCGAGAGCGGCATCGTCGCGCGGCGCAAGGGGGGCCGGCTCGTCTCCGGCTACGAGCTGAACCTGGAGCGCCTGCCGCTCAGGGGCGAGGTGCTCATCTCCTCCAGCGGGCCGGCGGAGTCCTCGGAGGAGTGGGAGTCGCTCGCGGGCTCGCTCTTCACCCACCACCTGCTGACAGGCCTGAGAGGCGACGCGGATGTGAACGGGGACGGCCAGGTGACGGTGGCCGAGGCCTACAGCTACTCGTACCGGCGTACCGTGTCCGCCGCGGCCCGGGGCTCCCAGCACCCCGTGGCGGATATCGACCTGAGCGGCGCGGGGGAAGTCGTCCTGACCGAGCCGCTGCGCCACCGGAGCGCGGTGCTCTTCCCGCCCGCCTCGGAGGGCACCTTCACCGTGGCGAGCCAGCCCGAGCCGGATGTGCTGCTCGAGGTGGACAAGCGGGCGGGGCGCGCGCTGCGCCTGGCGGTACCGCCGGGACGCTACGTGGTGCGCAAGCGTCTGGGCACGCGCGTGGCGCTGGCCACCCTGGAGCTGCCCTACGGAGGAGAGCTCACCGTGGACGAGCGGGCCATGGTGGAGCGGAGCTGGAGCGAGGTGGCGCTGAAGGGAGGCTATGTCGACCTGCGCACCTCCACGCTCCTGCTCGTGGCCGGGTTCCAGTCGGGGCCCATCCCCCAGACGGGAGCCCGGTGGCGGGCGGGCGTCGGGTACCGCCACACCTTCGGTGCGTGGTGGTGGAAGGCGGGTCTCTCGGCACAGCGCGCCACCTATCCTGGCGTGGGCCTGGACATCTCCGAGCAGGGCCTGCTCGCGCAGGTGAGCCTCGGCTGGCGGTACCTGGGCTGGCCGCTCGCCCCGTACGCGGGACTGGGGTTGCGCTCCTTGACGCTGCGCCAGGGCTTCACGCGCAACCAGGAAGAGCGCATCCAACGCGCCTTCGGGGTGAAAGCCCTGCCGGACCGATGGGGCCAGGGCCTGGGGCCCGTCGGCGTGGCCGGCGTCGAAATCCCGCTGGTGGGGAATGCCCTGGCGCTCCTCGAGGCCAGCGCCGAGCTGCGCTACCTCCCGCTGGAAGGCGACACCTCACCCTGGAGGACGGGGGCCGGCGTCGAGGCGGCGGTGGGGTGGCGATTCTGA
- a CDS encoding TetR/AcrR family transcriptional regulator translates to MRRTERKVAGAAVLQTNVTAAITRALFRELAKTGYAALSIEAVAKRAGVGKAAIYRRWPSKLEMVSDLLAEVGIELVDLPDTGSLRGDVVALLEQTRALLRRPLIARILPDLHAEMRRTPALASAVRTGIQQGRRARAQELVRRAIDRGELSPDIDVDLALDLFGALLYWRVIVTGQPTPPDYLERLTTLTLGGLRALSEQAAASKR, encoded by the coding sequence ATGCGAAGAACGGAGCGGAAGGTCGCCGGAGCGGCGGTCCTCCAGACCAACGTCACCGCCGCCATCACCCGCGCCCTGTTCCGAGAGCTGGCGAAGACGGGGTACGCCGCGCTGAGCATCGAGGCCGTGGCGAAGCGCGCCGGGGTGGGCAAGGCGGCCATCTACCGGCGCTGGCCCTCGAAGCTGGAGATGGTGTCGGACCTGCTCGCCGAGGTGGGCATCGAGCTGGTCGACCTCCCGGACACGGGGTCGCTGCGCGGCGACGTCGTGGCCCTGCTCGAGCAGACCCGGGCCCTGCTGCGCCGGCCGCTGATCGCGCGCATCCTGCCGGACCTGCACGCGGAGATGCGACGCACGCCCGCGCTCGCCTCGGCGGTGCGCACGGGAATCCAGCAGGGACGGCGCGCCCGGGCCCAGGAGCTGGTGCGCCGGGCCATCGACCGGGGCGAGCTGTCACCCGACATCGATGTCGACCTCGCCCTGGACCTGTTCGGCGCCCTGCTCTACTGGCGTGTCATCGTGACGGGGCAGCCCACCCCACCGGACTACCTCGAGCGGCTCACCACCCTGACCCTCGGCGGCCTGCGCGCGCTCTCCGAACAGGCCGCCGCCAGCAAGCGCTAG
- a CDS encoding GFA family protein codes for MNEWNLPWEGGCRCGQVRLRISAPPLLTMACHCTGCQRMTASAFSLSAAIPTEGFLVTKGEPVIGGLHGSTRHYFCPYCMSWMFTRPEGLDMFVNVRATMLDDASWFTPFIETWTDEKLPWASTPAVHRYPKFPDFSDYEGLTAEYAKKAVRPAAR; via the coding sequence ATGAACGAGTGGAATCTCCCCTGGGAAGGCGGATGCCGTTGCGGACAGGTGCGGCTGAGGATCAGCGCACCGCCCCTCCTCACGATGGCCTGCCACTGCACGGGCTGCCAGCGGATGACCGCGAGCGCCTTCTCCTTGAGCGCGGCAATCCCGACCGAGGGGTTCCTGGTCACGAAGGGAGAGCCTGTCATTGGAGGCCTCCACGGCTCGACCCGTCATTACTTCTGCCCGTACTGCATGAGCTGGATGTTCACCCGGCCCGAGGGCCTGGACATGTTCGTCAACGTCCGCGCGACGATGCTCGATGACGCCAGCTGGTTCACCCCGTTCATCGAGACGTGGACGGACGAGAAGCTCCCCTGGGCGAGCACGCCCGCGGTTCATCGCTACCCGAAGTTCCCGGACTTCAGCGACTACGAAGGGCTGACAGCGGAGTATGCGAAGAAGGCCGTCAGACCGGCGGCGCGGTGA